A single region of the Bacteroidota bacterium genome encodes:
- a CDS encoding glycosyltransferase family 2 protein yields MTGNRGSGPPLVSAIVINWNTRDHLNECLASLLSGGGSPELEVIAVDNNSPDGSAEMVRQKFPSVMLIENDRNLMFAGGVNSGLKQARGKYFFILNPDVLITPDSIAKLAAFMEEHPDVAAASPALFYPGGEFQSEFFLRLPSFMQLFLYYTPLYSLARKSTYLRSRYYEAALNRSADTDLDQLPGGCMLVSRTAVEAAGPMDEDFVLYYEDVDWCTRLSQHGRLVLHPGVSAVHHGGGSHQKDESWVDGRFKTSMLLYFKKHLGPVSFRMASIVFFGIARASLMLRSVESFLPMFDQRRVANRIEKNKFFLQEYRQRQNAFAKY; encoded by the coding sequence GTGACCGGAAACCGGGGATCGGGACCCCCCCTGGTCTCCGCCATCGTTATCAATTGGAACACGAGGGACCACCTCAACGAATGCCTCGCGTCGTTGCTCTCCGGCGGGGGTTCTCCCGAACTCGAGGTGATTGCGGTCGACAACAATTCTCCCGACGGGAGCGCCGAGATGGTCCGGCAGAAATTCCCTTCGGTGATGCTCATCGAGAACGACCGGAACCTCATGTTCGCGGGGGGAGTGAACTCCGGCCTGAAGCAAGCCCGGGGAAAATACTTCTTTATCCTCAATCCCGATGTCCTGATCACCCCCGATTCCATTGCGAAGCTGGCTGCCTTCATGGAGGAGCACCCGGATGTCGCCGCGGCGTCGCCGGCATTGTTTTATCCGGGGGGCGAGTTCCAGTCCGAATTTTTCCTGCGCCTCCCGTCCTTCATGCAGCTTTTCCTCTATTATACGCCGTTGTATTCCCTCGCCCGGAAGAGCACGTACCTGCGTTCCCGGTACTATGAGGCGGCGCTGAATCGCTCCGCCGACACCGATCTCGACCAGCTCCCCGGCGGATGCATGCTGGTATCACGCACGGCTGTCGAAGCCGCCGGCCCGATGGACGAAGACTTCGTGCTCTACTACGAGGATGTCGACTGGTGCACCCGCCTTTCGCAACATGGCCGGCTGGTCCTCCACCCGGGCGTCTCCGCGGTTCATCACGGCGGCGGAAGCCACCAGAAGGATGAATCCTGGGTGGACGGGCGGTTCAAGACAAGCATGCTGCTCTACTTCAAGAAACATCTCGGACCCGTATCGTTCCGGATGGCTTCCATCGTCTTCTTCGGCATCGCCCGCGCCAGCCTGATGCTTCGCTCGGTCGAGAGTTTCCTTCCCATGTTTGACCAGCGCCGCGTCGCCAACCGCATCGAGAAGAACAAGTTTTTCCTCCAGGAGTACCGTCAGCGCCAGAACGCCTTCGCAAAGTATTGA
- a CDS encoding sugar nucleotide-binding protein, with amino-acid sequence MGFKIMVTGGKGHLAQELLRIDPSIDAPGREELDVREFESIERYCRGKEYDAVVHAAAVTNKFNEDADEAYIRSNIIGTSNIVLWAMRHKVRLVYISSDYVYPSERGEYTEESVLYPVNRYSRSKLGGEMAVQLYDNSLIVRTSFYESLKFPKACTDQYTSRLPIREAAKAIFKLSRDKNLRGIINLGTRRKRSIYEIVRSEFNDSVEPCTRADIGISYILPPDSSLDTEKYYRLESEMKESKKLDRCRMCGSDQLYRYLELGTTPLANSYLTNEQLSSPEFSEELALQLCLKCGLSQLTKVVHPDLMFKNYLYVSSTTQTFRDHCEELAKTSVARAQAQAGDLVLDIASNDGCLLSRFAASGMTVLGVDPAENLAAEANAAGIRTLCTYWSTSVAKDIVSRFGMPKIITATNVFAHVDDVREFVAAVDSCMAPGGIFLIEFPYLVDFIEKNEFDTAYHEHLSYIAIHPVRSLMRAHGLDVFDVEYFKDLHGGTVRVFVGRPKEHPVSERVETFLKREREFGVLTRTPYDAFAKRVLENKLKLRELLNKLHGEGKKIWAYGASAKGNTLMNFFQLGSDLVPVVVDDNPKKWKYYAPGSHMRITGIDELPKSNVDYLLLLAWNFQTEIIRRCKAAKYSGEYIVPVPVASVIHSNNE; translated from the coding sequence ATGGGGTTCAAGATCATGGTTACGGGGGGAAAGGGACACCTCGCGCAGGAACTCCTCCGGATCGACCCCTCGATCGACGCTCCCGGCAGAGAAGAGCTCGATGTTCGGGAGTTTGAGAGCATCGAACGGTATTGCAGAGGCAAGGAGTACGACGCGGTCGTCCATGCGGCCGCGGTCACCAATAAGTTCAACGAGGATGCGGACGAAGCATACATCCGGTCGAATATCATCGGCACTTCGAACATCGTCCTCTGGGCGATGCGCCACAAAGTCCGTCTCGTCTACATCTCCTCGGACTATGTCTATCCATCCGAGAGGGGAGAGTACACCGAGGAATCGGTGTTGTACCCCGTCAATCGTTACTCCCGGTCGAAGCTCGGCGGCGAGATGGCGGTTCAGCTCTACGATAACAGCCTGATCGTCCGGACTTCCTTCTATGAATCTCTCAAGTTTCCGAAGGCCTGCACCGATCAATACACCTCAAGACTGCCGATCCGGGAAGCTGCGAAGGCGATCTTCAAGCTCTCGCGCGACAAAAATCTCAGGGGCATCATCAATCTCGGCACCCGGCGGAAGCGGAGCATTTACGAGATCGTAAGAAGTGAGTTCAACGATTCGGTCGAACCGTGCACCAGGGCCGACATCGGCATATCCTATATCCTCCCGCCGGATAGCTCTCTGGATACGGAGAAATATTACAGACTGGAATCTGAAATGAAGGAATCGAAAAAACTGGATCGCTGCAGAATGTGCGGCTCGGACCAATTGTACCGGTATCTCGAGCTCGGCACTACGCCGTTGGCGAATTCCTATCTCACGAACGAACAACTTTCCTCGCCCGAATTTTCGGAGGAGCTCGCGCTGCAGCTCTGCCTGAAGTGCGGCCTCTCGCAGCTCACGAAGGTCGTGCATCCGGACCTGATGTTCAAGAACTACCTGTACGTGAGCTCGACGACGCAGACCTTCCGCGACCATTGTGAGGAGCTCGCGAAGACTTCGGTTGCGAGGGCCCAGGCGCAAGCGGGCGATCTCGTTCTGGACATTGCGAGCAACGACGGCTGCCTCCTCTCCCGGTTTGCGGCGTCCGGGATGACGGTCCTCGGTGTCGATCCCGCTGAAAACCTCGCTGCGGAAGCGAACGCCGCGGGGATCCGCACGCTCTGCACCTACTGGTCGACCTCCGTCGCGAAGGATATCGTGAGCCGGTTCGGCATGCCGAAGATCATCACAGCGACCAACGTGTTCGCCCACGTCGACGACGTGCGGGAGTTCGTCGCGGCAGTCGACTCCTGCATGGCGCCGGGGGGGATCTTTCTGATCGAGTTCCCCTACCTGGTGGATTTCATCGAAAAGAACGAGTTCGACACGGCGTACCACGAGCACCTCTCGTACATCGCCATCCACCCGGTCCGCTCGCTGATGCGGGCGCACGGGCTCGACGTCTTCGACGTGGAATACTTCAAGGACCTTCACGGCGGGACCGTCCGCGTATTCGTCGGAAGGCCGAAGGAACACCCGGTGAGCGAGCGAGTCGAAACATTCCTGAAGCGGGAGCGGGAGTTCGGCGTTCTGACGCGCACGCCCTACGACGCGTTCGCGAAGAGGGTGCTTGAGAACAAACTGAAGCTTCGGGAGCTTCTGAACAAGCTTCACGGAGAGGGCAAGAAGATCTGGGCCTACGGCGCGAGCGCGAAGGGGAATACGTTGATGAATTTCTTCCAGCTCGGAAGCGACCTCGTTCCCGTCGTGGTGGACGACAACCCGAAAAAATGGAAGTATTATGCGCCCGGCTCGCACATGAGAATCACCGGGATCGACGAGTTGCCGAAATCGAACGTCGATTACCTTCTCCTGCTGGCATGGAATTTTCAAACCGAGATCATCCGCAGATGCAAGGCGGCGAAGTATTCGGGAGAATACATCGTTCCGGTTCCCGTGGCGTCGGTCATTCACTCGAACAACGAATAA
- a CDS encoding GDP-mannose 4,6-dehydratase, with product MQVVCITGCLGFMGSHFTRLCLEKGWMVWGVDKKTYSAHLDILQEFQAFESFRFLEADIVEMDHMYDVDYVFNFAAETHVDNSIMDSGRFTRTNIMGVENLLELIRGKRNYEMPVLFHLSTDEVYGDIVSGRHTESDALRPSNPYSASKAAADMLILGWHRTHNVPFTIIRPTNNYGINQYPEKLIPKAVKYLTLGKKIPLHGDGSYIRNWLHAEDTARAILHLVERGERNRIYNVSGNYEASNKEVISKVLHCYFGKKTEIEQYVQLNFVRMGEDVRYSLDDGAIRGLGWSNCKNFDTELALMVEHYKNKFVW from the coding sequence ATGCAAGTAGTCTGCATCACCGGATGTCTCGGGTTCATGGGATCCCATTTCACACGCCTCTGTCTGGAGAAAGGGTGGATGGTGTGGGGAGTCGACAAGAAAACGTACTCCGCGCACCTCGACATCCTCCAGGAATTTCAGGCCTTCGAATCGTTCCGTTTTCTCGAGGCGGACATCGTGGAGATGGATCATATGTACGACGTCGATTATGTCTTCAATTTTGCCGCCGAAACCCACGTCGATAACAGCATCATGGACAGCGGGCGGTTCACGCGAACGAATATCATGGGCGTGGAAAATCTGCTCGAGCTGATCAGGGGGAAGCGGAACTACGAAATGCCCGTCCTCTTTCATCTGAGCACCGACGAGGTCTACGGGGACATCGTCTCCGGCAGGCACACGGAGAGCGACGCGCTCCGTCCGAGCAATCCCTATTCGGCGAGCAAAGCCGCGGCGGACATGCTGATCCTCGGCTGGCACCGCACGCACAACGTCCCCTTCACGATCATCCGTCCCACCAATAACTACGGGATCAACCAGTATCCCGAGAAGCTCATTCCGAAGGCGGTCAAGTACCTGACGCTCGGAAAGAAAATTCCGCTGCACGGCGACGGATCCTACATTCGCAACTGGCTTCATGCGGAGGACACCGCGCGCGCGATCCTTCACCTCGTCGAGCGGGGGGAGAGGAACAGGATTTACAACGTCTCCGGCAACTACGAGGCGTCCAACAAGGAGGTCATCTCGAAAGTGCTCCATTGCTATTTCGGAAAGAAAACGGAGATCGAGCAGTATGTCCAGTTGAACTTTGTCCGGATGGGAGAGGATGTCCGCTACTCGCTGGACGACGGCGCGATCCGGGGTCTGGGCTGGTCGAACTGCAAGAACTTCGACACCGAACTTGCGCTGATGGTGGAGCACTACAAGAACAAATTTGTGTGGTAG
- a CDS encoding glycosyltransferase family 2 protein produces MSGSSPAPDVSIVFANWNTRDYMRDCLLSIREHVRGLTYEIIVVDDGSTDGSPEMLAKEFPEVTSLVNERNLGVTRTYNRGVARARGRYIQIMNTDMILVDNSPKILMEFLETHPDAAACGAWLRNRDMTSQVTYGVFPSFHQALVDAFFLNDLFPRAHLPNRGALPDESITEPMEVDYTTGASMMTRKSVVDRLGFFDETFTSYCEDTDFCYRVKHEAHMKTYFVPAARIIHFGGVSFANVRKRQIRLHYSSYDKFLTKHHGAFYSFCTRALYAWQHGVKLAVRFVRYLAVPPGQKEKKEEKKSYMLNAWYIVRYSLAPSEEQRGS; encoded by the coding sequence ATGAGCGGTTCCTCCCCCGCGCCGGATGTCTCCATCGTATTCGCAAACTGGAACACGCGCGATTATATGCGCGATTGTCTCCTGTCGATCCGCGAACACGTCCGCGGTCTGACCTACGAGATTATTGTGGTCGACGACGGGTCGACAGACGGAAGCCCGGAGATGCTTGCGAAGGAATTCCCCGAAGTGACCTCGCTCGTCAACGAGCGCAATCTGGGCGTTACCCGCACCTATAACAGGGGGGTCGCCCGGGCCCGGGGGCGCTACATTCAGATCATGAATACCGACATGATCCTCGTCGATAACTCGCCGAAGATCCTGATGGAGTTCCTGGAAACACACCCCGATGCGGCCGCCTGCGGAGCATGGCTCCGGAACAGGGATATGACCAGCCAGGTGACCTACGGCGTCTTTCCCTCCTTCCACCAGGCGCTCGTCGACGCCTTTTTCCTGAACGACCTGTTCCCCCGGGCCCACCTTCCGAACAGGGGCGCTCTCCCCGACGAATCGATCACCGAGCCGATGGAAGTCGACTACACGACCGGGGCGAGCATGATGACCCGGAAATCGGTCGTCGACCGGCTCGGGTTCTTCGACGAGACGTTTACGAGCTACTGCGAGGATACGGATTTCTGCTACCGGGTGAAACACGAAGCGCATATGAAGACCTACTTCGTGCCCGCCGCCAGGATCATCCACTTCGGCGGCGTCTCCTTCGCCAACGTGAGGAAGCGGCAGATCCGGCTCCATTATTCCAGCTACGACAAGTTTCTCACGAAACACCACGGGGCGTTTTATTCCTTCTGTACGCGGGCGCTCTACGCTTGGCAGCACGGGGTGAAGCTGGCGGTGAGATTCGTCCGGTACCTCGCGGTGCCGCCAGGGCAGAAAGAGAAGAAGGAGGAGAAGAAAAGCTATATGCTGAACGCCTGGTACATCGTCAGGTATAGCCTCGCCCCCTCTGAGGAACAGAGGGGATCCTGA
- a CDS encoding glycosyltransferase family 4 protein — MKILLVSPYLPHPLSGHGTGAFMYGLLTKIAPRHEVTLVSFCDKRELGLAGDLRALPIRLHAVPRGKGGQANVWWNLYLAATRALQSLRSVLLWQPYYVAKFYHPRMARLIGRITAESSHDIVQLEMVQMAQYAGSAASGKQILQAHDVAFRPAYRRFRSAGSLPGKILSFVEWCRWAMYERRMTGKFDGVICVTEQDKMLLERLTSSTNISYLPRGVDVAEEFPPYSGRESESLLFVGTFSHRPNTEAALWLAGEIFPLVLQKFPRAVLSIIGSNPPRELQELAARMPQIRILGFVDDIGSHFRTSSVFAAPLRSGGGVKVKILHAMGQGIPVVTTSVGIEGIEGMTPETALIGESAERLAGHICGLFADRERAAAAGRLGWQAMRSYYSWDRVVERLEGIYKRAIES; from the coding sequence GTGAAAATCCTCCTCGTCAGCCCCTACCTTCCGCACCCCCTCTCGGGACACGGCACGGGCGCATTCATGTACGGACTTCTGACGAAGATCGCGCCCCGCCACGAAGTCACGCTGGTTTCGTTCTGCGACAAAAGGGAGCTCGGACTTGCCGGCGATCTCCGTGCGCTGCCGATCCGGCTTCACGCGGTTCCCCGCGGGAAGGGGGGGCAGGCGAATGTCTGGTGGAACCTGTATCTGGCCGCGACAAGAGCCCTTCAGTCTCTCCGCAGCGTTCTGCTCTGGCAGCCCTACTATGTCGCGAAGTTCTATCATCCCCGGATGGCGCGGCTCATCGGGCGAATCACCGCAGAATCCTCGCATGATATCGTCCAGCTTGAGATGGTCCAGATGGCGCAATACGCCGGAAGCGCTGCGAGCGGAAAACAGATCCTTCAGGCGCATGACGTGGCGTTTCGCCCGGCCTACAGACGGTTCAGATCCGCGGGTTCTCTCCCTGGTAAGATTCTTTCCTTCGTCGAATGGTGCCGTTGGGCGATGTATGAAAGAAGAATGACCGGAAAGTTCGACGGGGTCATCTGCGTCACGGAGCAGGATAAGATGCTGCTCGAACGGTTGACTTCGTCTACGAACATCAGCTATCTCCCCCGGGGGGTCGATGTTGCGGAGGAGTTCCCCCCGTACTCCGGGAGGGAATCTGAGAGCCTCCTGTTCGTCGGAACGTTCTCACACCGCCCGAACACCGAAGCGGCGCTCTGGCTCGCGGGTGAGATCTTTCCGTTGGTGTTGCAGAAGTTCCCCCGGGCGGTCCTTTCCATCATCGGTTCCAATCCTCCCCGGGAGCTTCAGGAACTTGCAGCCCGGATGCCGCAGATACGGATCCTGGGGTTTGTGGATGATATCGGCTCCCACTTCCGCACCTCGTCGGTGTTCGCCGCCCCCCTCCGATCGGGCGGCGGGGTGAAGGTAAAAATTCTGCATGCCATGGGCCAGGGGATTCCGGTCGTAACGACGAGTGTTGGGATCGAGGGGATCGAAGGCATGACACCGGAGACCGCTCTGATCGGAGAGTCGGCCGAAAGACTCGCCGGGCACATCTGTGGTTTGTTTGCAGACAGGGAGCGTGCGGCGGCCGCCGGGCGGCTCGGGTGGCAGGCGATGCGGTCGTATTACTCCTGGGATAGGGTGGTGGAACGCCTGGAGGGGATTTACAAACGGGCCATTGAATCATGA
- a CDS encoding class I SAM-dependent methyltransferase, protein MEEFSRRFDIRWRFYHRIRESRKILELGCGSGINYSNLREISSSAEFHGVDLVPPAEAPEGILYTQLNLDEGTLPYPDGAFDAILFTHVIEHLRNPFSLGMEINRVLRPGGVIYVETPNWTSMLVPSFRFHPDQHNPFNFFDDPTHIRPYTNQSLFEFLHEACRLRVETIETVRNWPRVPWDILKLLVCLTTGNRRKVINAFWNLYGWCICGIGVKA, encoded by the coding sequence TTGGAAGAATTCTCACGGCGATTCGACATCCGGTGGCGGTTTTATCACCGGATCAGGGAGAGCCGGAAGATACTCGAACTCGGATGCGGCTCCGGCATCAACTATTCAAATCTCCGGGAGATCTCCTCCTCCGCGGAATTTCACGGCGTGGACCTCGTTCCCCCCGCCGAAGCGCCCGAGGGAATCCTCTACACCCAATTGAATCTCGACGAGGGGACTCTGCCCTATCCCGACGGAGCCTTCGATGCGATCCTCTTCACGCACGTCATCGAGCATCTCCGGAATCCTTTTTCACTCGGGATGGAGATCAACCGCGTGCTCAGGCCGGGGGGCGTGATCTACGTCGAGACTCCGAACTGGACCTCCATGCTGGTCCCGTCCTTCAGGTTCCATCCCGACCAGCACAACCCCTTCAATTTTTTCGACGATCCGACGCACATCAGGCCGTACACCAATCAGAGCCTGTTCGAGTTCTTGCACGAGGCGTGCCGTCTCCGCGTGGAGACGATCGAAACCGTCCGCAACTGGCCCCGGGTCCCCTGGGACATACTCAAGTTGCTCGTCTGTCTCACGACGGGAAACCGCCGGAAGGTCATCAACGCGTTCTGGAACCTCTACGGCTGGTGCATCTGCGGTATCGGAGTGAAAGCATGA
- a CDS encoding YfhO family protein produces MAKKNRPVTREGSAKTGQPSWFDRLSPARKDLLCIGVLYVIVLIVFNQIVFNNMIFSDSGDTAAAQAWFKAMDHIDQVEHVEPVWIPYIFGGMPIFGAFIFPREVNYLQQYVVLPVAKVLFFGIDMHWMVMPFLVIGATMFLLARQLKFSHLPSLIAAMTFMLNPYAIGLPETGHGSKLIVLGYIPLLFLLTYNLLQRRDLLSIGLLSAAVGTMLLCRHPQMAFYGLMVIGCYLLYEVILDVREQPAAAAKKVLLFMVALGIGFLLWSYQFFPTQEYGEYSIRGGGEVGAPGGLSYDYATNWSFHPFEILSYLVPSVFGLDSTGGLYWGWMPFTNSILYIGLVPLFLGVIALTYRRNRMTWFFALITALFFLISFGKHFALVYDLMFWYFPFFNKFRTPVMILHLIPFTFGILAAYGFTVFSDMIQQSKEPDLLKLRNRLRNLIVVLGALLLIGLIMNDSVYTFLSSFMFEKTGELSGLKAQYGGQAQQALAQFKRMRFDLLWKDYVKFSLVGIASLGLVMAYLRKKIGTTAFGAGLLVILFIDLIMIDTKYINPKPANGVAEYFGQDPVIQQLQAERDTSLFRVYPVGQLDQQDRGNIMMYSLLESVQGYSPAKLKIYQEMRDSCLDRGNRNVIDMLNVKYVVGAQRSQEGGSQLALQVNPQYLPRAWFVDSVVISRSKNETFGILNSSSWDPRTTAILEKALPSKPSRSGTDVVAVSGYASRDIALKTTNAKSALLVISEIYYPAGWRAFIDGSETEIYKTNYILRSVFLPPGTHEVELRFDPPVYYLGYTLTQGAWGLAGLLILAGLLGKPSIRKRLGLKTKAKPADQGSAPVAP; encoded by the coding sequence ATGGCGAAAAAGAACAGACCCGTAACCCGCGAGGGAAGTGCAAAAACGGGACAGCCGTCGTGGTTCGACAGGCTGTCTCCGGCCAGGAAGGATCTCCTCTGCATCGGCGTCCTCTATGTCATAGTTCTGATTGTTTTCAATCAGATCGTCTTCAACAACATGATCTTCTCCGATTCGGGCGATACCGCCGCCGCCCAGGCGTGGTTCAAGGCGATGGACCACATCGATCAGGTCGAGCATGTGGAGCCGGTCTGGATCCCCTATATTTTCGGAGGGATGCCGATCTTCGGGGCATTCATCTTCCCCCGCGAGGTCAACTACCTTCAGCAGTACGTGGTGCTGCCGGTCGCCAAGGTCCTCTTTTTCGGCATCGATATGCACTGGATGGTCATGCCGTTCCTGGTCATCGGAGCCACGATGTTTCTCCTGGCCCGCCAGCTCAAATTCTCACATCTGCCTTCGCTCATCGCGGCGATGACCTTCATGTTGAACCCGTACGCCATCGGGCTGCCCGAGACCGGCCACGGATCGAAGCTGATCGTCCTGGGCTATATACCGCTCCTTTTTCTTCTGACCTATAATTTACTCCAGCGGCGGGACCTCCTGAGCATCGGACTTCTGTCGGCGGCGGTCGGTACGATGCTCCTCTGCCGTCACCCGCAGATGGCGTTTTACGGGCTGATGGTGATCGGCTGCTATCTGCTGTATGAAGTGATCCTCGACGTCCGGGAGCAACCGGCCGCGGCCGCGAAGAAAGTCCTCCTGTTTATGGTCGCGCTCGGGATAGGCTTTTTGCTCTGGTCCTACCAGTTCTTTCCGACACAGGAGTACGGAGAGTATTCCATCCGGGGGGGCGGAGAAGTCGGCGCACCCGGCGGCCTCAGCTACGATTACGCCACCAACTGGTCGTTTCATCCCTTCGAGATCCTGAGCTATCTCGTCCCCTCGGTCTTCGGTCTCGACTCCACCGGAGGTCTCTACTGGGGATGGATGCCCTTCACGAATTCAATACTTTATATCGGACTGGTGCCGTTATTTCTGGGGGTCATCGCCCTGACCTACCGTCGGAATCGAATGACCTGGTTTTTCGCCCTGATCACAGCGCTCTTCTTCCTCATCTCGTTCGGAAAACATTTCGCCCTGGTCTACGACCTGATGTTCTGGTATTTCCCGTTCTTCAACAAGTTCCGCACGCCGGTCATGATCCTTCATCTGATCCCCTTCACGTTCGGGATCCTCGCCGCGTACGGATTCACGGTCTTCTCCGACATGATCCAGCAGAGCAAGGAACCGGACCTTCTGAAACTGCGGAATCGACTCCGCAACCTGATCGTCGTGTTGGGAGCGTTGCTCCTCATCGGCCTGATCATGAATGACTCGGTCTACACGTTTCTATCGAGCTTCATGTTCGAGAAAACCGGCGAGCTCTCGGGGCTGAAGGCACAATACGGGGGTCAGGCGCAGCAGGCGCTCGCGCAGTTCAAACGAATGCGCTTTGATCTCCTCTGGAAGGATTACGTCAAGTTTTCTCTGGTCGGGATCGCGAGCCTCGGGCTTGTGATGGCCTATCTGAGAAAAAAGATCGGTACGACCGCGTTCGGGGCGGGGCTTCTGGTGATCCTCTTCATCGATTTGATCATGATCGACACGAAGTACATCAACCCGAAACCGGCGAACGGGGTCGCGGAGTACTTCGGGCAGGATCCGGTGATCCAGCAACTTCAGGCCGAGCGCGACACGAGCTTGTTCAGGGTCTATCCGGTCGGGCAGCTCGATCAGCAGGACAGGGGAAACATCATGATGTACTCCCTCCTGGAGTCGGTCCAGGGCTACAGCCCCGCGAAACTGAAAATCTACCAGGAGATGAGGGATTCGTGCCTCGACCGCGGCAACCGGAACGTGATCGACATGCTGAATGTGAAGTACGTGGTCGGCGCGCAGAGGTCGCAGGAAGGGGGCTCGCAGCTGGCGCTTCAGGTCAATCCCCAGTACCTCCCCCGGGCATGGTTTGTCGACAGCGTGGTAATCTCGCGGTCCAAGAATGAGACGTTCGGAATACTCAATTCATCCTCCTGGGATCCCCGGACGACCGCGATCCTGGAAAAGGCGCTCCCCTCGAAGCCGTCGAGGTCGGGTACCGACGTGGTCGCGGTGTCGGGGTATGCCTCGAGGGACATCGCTCTCAAGACGACCAACGCGAAGAGCGCCCTCCTGGTGATCAGCGAGATTTATTATCCTGCGGGCTGGCGTGCCTTTATAGACGGTTCGGAGACGGAAATTTATAAGACGAACTACATTCTCCGTTCGGTCTTTCTCCCGCCCGGGACCCATGAAGTGGAACTGAGATTCGATCCGCCCGTCTATTATCTCGGCTATACTCTCACTCAGGGAGCCTGGGGACTTGCCGGCCTCCTGATCCTTGCGGGGCTGCTCGGGAAACCGTCGATCAGGAAACGGCTCGGATTGAAGACGAAGGCGAAGCCGGCCGATCAGGGGTCTGCGCCCGTCGCGCCGTAG
- the rpsU gene encoding 30S ribosomal protein S21, translated as MVGIIIQENENIDRAIRRFKKKYERSGILKEVKKRAYFTKPSVKKRMKKIKAVRRSYRALMEEM; from the coding sequence TTGGTCGGTATCATTATTCAAGAAAATGAAAACATCGACCGCGCGATCCGTCGGTTCAAGAAAAAGTACGAGCGTTCCGGCATTCTTAAGGAAGTAAAGAAGCGCGCGTATTTCACCAAACCCTCAGTGAAAAAGCGGATGAAAAAAATCAAGGCTGTTCGCAGAAGCTACCGTGCGCTCATGGAGGAGATGTAA